From the genome of Callithrix jacchus isolate 240 chromosome 7, calJac240_pri, whole genome shotgun sequence, one region includes:
- the MRPS15 gene encoding small ribosomal subunit protein uS15m isoform X3 yields the protein MLRAAWRMLSLIRTQAVTQAPGPGLPSCGSARFPSNQWGLQPRSLLQATRRYVIQKPAVLPRQDDDPPPSTLLQDYQNVPGIEKVDDVVKRLLSLEMAKKKEKLKVIQEQLMKKIVENPEDTRSLEARIVALTIKIRSYEEHMQKHRKDKAHKRYLLMSIDQRKKMLKNLRNTNYDVYEKVFQETQKLKKQKRALKAAAAAQKQAKQRKPDSPAKAEPEILGDNQ from the exons ATGCTAAGGGCCGCGTGGAGGATGCTGAGTTTGATTCGGACCCAGGCAGTcacccaggccccaggccccggGCTGCCGAGCTGTGGGAGCGCCAGATTTCCTTCCAACCAGTGGGGCCTGCAGCCTCGAA GTCTCCTCCAGGCCACGCGCAGATATGTCATCCAGAAACCAG CAGTCCTGCCCAGGCAAGATGATGACCCGCCTCCTTCTACGCTGCTTCAAGACTACCAGAATGTCCCTGGAATTGAGAA GGTTGATGATGTTGTGAAAAGACTCTTGTCTTTGGAAATGGCCAAAAAG AAGGAGAAGCTAAAAGTCATACAAGAACAGTTGATGAAAAAGATTGTTGAAAACCCTGAGGACACCAGATCCCTGGAGGCTCGAA TTGTTGCCTTGACCATCAAGATCCGCAGTTATGAAGAACACATGCAGAAACATCGAAAG GACAAAGCCCACAAACGCTATCTGCTGATGAGCATCGACCAGAGGAAAAAGATGCTCAAAAACCTCCGTAACACCAACTATGATGTCTATGAGAAG GTTTTCCAGGAGACTCAAAagctgaagaagcaaaaaagagcTTTAAAGGCTGCAGCAGCAGCccaaaaacaagcaaagcaaaGGAAACCAGACAGCCCTGCCAAAGCCGAACCAGAGATACTCGGAGACAACCAATAA
- the MRPS15 gene encoding small ribosomal subunit protein uS15m isoform X4, with translation MLRAAWRMLSLIRTQAVTQAPGPGLPSCGSARFPSNQWGLQPRSLLQATRRYVIQKPVLPRQDDDPPPSTLLQDYQNVPGIEKVDDVVKRLLSLEMAKKKEKLKVIQEQLMKKIVENPEDTRSLEARIVALTIKIRSYEEHMQKHRKDKAHKRYLLMSIDQRKKMLKNLRNTNYDVYEKVFQETQKLKKQKRALKAAAAAQKQAKQRKPDSPAKAEPEILGDNQ, from the exons ATGCTAAGGGCCGCGTGGAGGATGCTGAGTTTGATTCGGACCCAGGCAGTcacccaggccccaggccccggGCTGCCGAGCTGTGGGAGCGCCAGATTTCCTTCCAACCAGTGGGGCCTGCAGCCTCGAA GTCTCCTCCAGGCCACGCGCAGATATGTCATCCAGAAACCAG TCCTGCCCAGGCAAGATGATGACCCGCCTCCTTCTACGCTGCTTCAAGACTACCAGAATGTCCCTGGAATTGAGAA GGTTGATGATGTTGTGAAAAGACTCTTGTCTTTGGAAATGGCCAAAAAG AAGGAGAAGCTAAAAGTCATACAAGAACAGTTGATGAAAAAGATTGTTGAAAACCCTGAGGACACCAGATCCCTGGAGGCTCGAA TTGTTGCCTTGACCATCAAGATCCGCAGTTATGAAGAACACATGCAGAAACATCGAAAG GACAAAGCCCACAAACGCTATCTGCTGATGAGCATCGACCAGAGGAAAAAGATGCTCAAAAACCTCCGTAACACCAACTATGATGTCTATGAGAAG GTTTTCCAGGAGACTCAAAagctgaagaagcaaaaaagagcTTTAAAGGCTGCAGCAGCAGCccaaaaacaagcaaagcaaaGGAAACCAGACAGCCCTGCCAAAGCCGAACCAGAGATACTCGGAGACAACCAATAA
- the MRPS15 gene encoding small ribosomal subunit protein uS15m isoform X2 has protein sequence MLRAAWRMLSLIRTQAVTQAPGPGLPSCGSARFPSNQWGLQPRSLLQATRRYVIQKPVLPRQDDDPPPSTLLQDYQNVPGIEKVDDVVKRLLSLEMAKKKEKLKVIQEQLMKKIVENPEDTRSLEARIVALTIKIRSYEEHMQKHRKDKAHKRYLLMSIDQRKKMLKNLRNTNYDVYEKVCKELGIEYTFPPLYYRRAHRRFVTKKALCIRVFQETQKLKKQKRALKAAAAAQKQAKQRKPDSPAKAEPEILGDNQ, from the exons ATGCTAAGGGCCGCGTGGAGGATGCTGAGTTTGATTCGGACCCAGGCAGTcacccaggccccaggccccggGCTGCCGAGCTGTGGGAGCGCCAGATTTCCTTCCAACCAGTGGGGCCTGCAGCCTCGAA GTCTCCTCCAGGCCACGCGCAGATATGTCATCCAGAAACCAG TCCTGCCCAGGCAAGATGATGACCCGCCTCCTTCTACGCTGCTTCAAGACTACCAGAATGTCCCTGGAATTGAGAA GGTTGATGATGTTGTGAAAAGACTCTTGTCTTTGGAAATGGCCAAAAAG AAGGAGAAGCTAAAAGTCATACAAGAACAGTTGATGAAAAAGATTGTTGAAAACCCTGAGGACACCAGATCCCTGGAGGCTCGAA TTGTTGCCTTGACCATCAAGATCCGCAGTTATGAAGAACACATGCAGAAACATCGAAAG GACAAAGCCCACAAACGCTATCTGCTGATGAGCATCGACCAGAGGAAAAAGATGCTCAAAAACCTCCGTAACACCAACTATGATGTCTATGAGAAGGTATGCAAGGAGCTGGGGATTGAGTACACCTTCCCACCTCTATATTACCGAAGAGCCCACCGCCGATTCGTGACCAAGAAGGCTCTGTGCATTCGG GTTTTCCAGGAGACTCAAAagctgaagaagcaaaaaagagcTTTAAAGGCTGCAGCAGCAGCccaaaaacaagcaaagcaaaGGAAACCAGACAGCCCTGCCAAAGCCGAACCAGAGATACTCGGAGACAACCAATAA
- the MRPS15 gene encoding small ribosomal subunit protein uS15m isoform X1, with product MLRAAWRMLSLIRTQAVTQAPGPGLPSCGSARFPSNQWGLQPRSLLQATRRYVIQKPAVLPRQDDDPPPSTLLQDYQNVPGIEKVDDVVKRLLSLEMAKKKEKLKVIQEQLMKKIVENPEDTRSLEARIVALTIKIRSYEEHMQKHRKDKAHKRYLLMSIDQRKKMLKNLRNTNYDVYEKVCKELGIEYTFPPLYYRRAHRRFVTKKALCIRVFQETQKLKKQKRALKAAAAAQKQAKQRKPDSPAKAEPEILGDNQ from the exons ATGCTAAGGGCCGCGTGGAGGATGCTGAGTTTGATTCGGACCCAGGCAGTcacccaggccccaggccccggGCTGCCGAGCTGTGGGAGCGCCAGATTTCCTTCCAACCAGTGGGGCCTGCAGCCTCGAA GTCTCCTCCAGGCCACGCGCAGATATGTCATCCAGAAACCAG CAGTCCTGCCCAGGCAAGATGATGACCCGCCTCCTTCTACGCTGCTTCAAGACTACCAGAATGTCCCTGGAATTGAGAA GGTTGATGATGTTGTGAAAAGACTCTTGTCTTTGGAAATGGCCAAAAAG AAGGAGAAGCTAAAAGTCATACAAGAACAGTTGATGAAAAAGATTGTTGAAAACCCTGAGGACACCAGATCCCTGGAGGCTCGAA TTGTTGCCTTGACCATCAAGATCCGCAGTTATGAAGAACACATGCAGAAACATCGAAAG GACAAAGCCCACAAACGCTATCTGCTGATGAGCATCGACCAGAGGAAAAAGATGCTCAAAAACCTCCGTAACACCAACTATGATGTCTATGAGAAGGTATGCAAGGAGCTGGGGATTGAGTACACCTTCCCACCTCTATATTACCGAAGAGCCCACCGCCGATTCGTGACCAAGAAGGCTCTGTGCATTCGG GTTTTCCAGGAGACTCAAAagctgaagaagcaaaaaagagcTTTAAAGGCTGCAGCAGCAGCccaaaaacaagcaaagcaaaGGAAACCAGACAGCCCTGCCAAAGCCGAACCAGAGATACTCGGAGACAACCAATAA